From the Bos taurus isolate L1 Dominette 01449 registration number 42190680 breed Hereford chromosome 22, ARS-UCD2.0, whole genome shotgun sequence genome, one window contains:
- the BHLHE40 gene encoding class E basic helix-loop-helix protein 40 has translation MERIPSAQPPPTCLPKAPGLEPGDLSGMDFAHMYQVYKSRRGIKRSEDSKETYKLPHRLIEKKRRDRINECIAQLKDLLPEHLKLTTLGHLEKAVVLELTLKHVKALTNLIDQQQQKIIALQSGLQAGDLSGRNVEAGQEMFCSGFQTCAREVLQYLAKHENTRDLKSSQLVTHLHRVVSELLQGGTSRKPSDPAPKAMDFKEKPSSLAKGSEGPGKNCVPVIQRTFAHSSGEQSGSDTDTDSGYGGESEKSELRVEQPYFKSDHGRRFTMGERISAIKQESEEPPMKKSRMQLSDDEGPFTSTDLISSPFLGPHPHQPPFCLPFYLIPPSATAYLPMLEKCWYPTSVPVLYQGLNASAAALSSFMNPDKISAPLLMPQRLPSPLPTHPAIDSSALLQALKQIPPLNLETKD, from the exons ATGGAGCGGATCCCCAGCGCGCAACCGCCCCCCACTTGCCTGCCCAAAGCGCCAGGACTGGAGCCCGGAGACCTATCAGG GATGGATTTTGCCCATATGTACCAAGTGTACAAGTCGAGGCGGGGAATAAAGCGGAGCGAGGACAGCAAG GAGACCTACAAACTGCCGCACCGGCTCATCGAGAAAAAGAGACGTGACCGGATTAACGAGTGCATCGCCCAGCTGAAGGATCTCCTCCCCGAACATCTCAAACTTACA ACTTTGGGTCACTTGGAAAAAGCAGTGGTTCTTGAACTTACCTTGAAGCATGTGAAAGCATTAACAAACCTAATTGATCAACAACAGCAGAAAATCATTGCCCTGCAGAGCGGTCTGCAAGCTG GTGATCTGTCGGGGAGAAATGTGGAAGCAGGTCAAGAGATGTTCTGCTCAGGTTTCCAGACATGTGCCCGGGAGGTGCTTCAGTACCTGGCCAAGCATGAGAATACTCGGGACCTGAAATCTTCACAGCTTGTCACCCACCTCCACCGTGTGGTCTCCGAGCTTCTACAGGGCGGTACTTCCAGGAAGCCGTCAGACCCAGCCCCCAAAGCAATGGACTTTAAGGAGAAACCCAGCTCCCTGGCCAAAGGCTCCGAAGGCCCAGGCAAAAACTGTGTGCCAGTCATCCAGCGAACTTTCGCCCACTCGAGCGGCGAGCAGAGTGGCAGTGATACAGACACAGACAGCGGCTACGGAGGAGAATCGGAGAAGAGTGAGCTGCGTGTCGAGCAGCCATACTTCAAAAGCGATCATGGACGCAGGTTCACCATGGGAGAAAGGATCAGTGCTATTAAGCAAGAATCCGAAGAACCCCCCATGAAAAAGAGCAGAATGCAGCTCTCTGATGATGAAGGCCCTTTCACTAGCACTGACCTGATCAGCTCCCCGTTCCTGGGCCCACACCCGCACCAGCCTCCCTTCTGCCTGCCCTTCTACCTGATCCCACCGTCAGCAACTGCCTACTTGCCCATGCTGGAGAAGTGCTGGTACCCCACGTCTGTCCCAGTGTTATACCAAGGTCTCAATGCCTCTGCCGCAGCCCTCAGCAGCTTCATGAACCCAGACAAGATCTCGGCCCCCTTGCTCATGCCCCAGAGACTCCCTTCTCCCCTGCCGACCCATCCTGCCATCGACTCTTCTGCCCTGCTCCAAGCTCTGAAGCAGATCCCCCCTTTAAACTTAGAAACCAAAGACTAA